The following coding sequences lie in one Polynucleobacter sp. HIN7 genomic window:
- a CDS encoding DUF3426 domain-containing protein: MTKHGGFHLRKLLITVGILMMIGFLVAMSLWRVPILHFFAPNLDKNPNLIALRSFELLQTVDRGICEVLPCDQRAVIDFTAWRFLLANLGMDDSKRGIEVQSILQIELQNRLLVPVAIPHLELTLSDADEKTIARILMSPEEWLPKTWQSAHPSFLLTGAPPKELFNLSLPLQLPANAAGYRLRVAYPSSTQPPSL, translated from the coding sequence ATGACAAAACATGGGGGGTTTCATCTACGCAAACTTTTGATCACTGTTGGCATATTAATGATGATCGGCTTCCTAGTCGCAATGAGCCTTTGGCGTGTGCCAATTTTGCATTTTTTTGCACCCAACCTAGATAAAAACCCCAACCTAATTGCCTTACGTAGCTTTGAATTGCTACAAACTGTTGATCGGGGAATTTGCGAAGTCTTGCCCTGTGACCAGAGGGCTGTAATTGATTTCACGGCCTGGCGCTTTCTACTTGCCAATCTCGGAATGGATGACAGTAAGCGCGGCATTGAGGTTCAATCCATTTTGCAAATCGAGCTACAAAATCGTTTATTGGTCCCAGTTGCAATCCCCCATTTGGAGCTAACGCTTAGCGACGCCGATGAAAAAACTATTGCTCGTATTCTGATGAGCCCTGAGGAGTGGCTCCCCAAAACCTGGCAAAGCGCCCATCCCAGCTTTTTACTAACGGGAGCGCCACCTAAAGAACTATTTAACCTATCGCTACCCTTGCAGCTTCCAGCGAATGCTGCGGGTTATCGCTTACGTGTAGCATATCCATCCTCCACCCAACCCC
- the fabG gene encoding 3-oxoacyl-ACP reductase FabG, which translates to MRLRNKVALITGAAKGIGFATAKRFAEEGAKVMLADLNEAAVMDAVGQLKHAEPYVLDVTDRASIQRAVDDIIAKHHRIDILINNAGITQDARLVKMTEEQFDAVIDVNLKGVFNCTQLVVPHMLEAKKGAIVNASSVVGIYGNFGQTNYSATKFGVIGFTKTWAREFGQKGIRVNAVCPGFIATEMVKAMPENILQSIEQRSWMARLGTPEEMANVYLFLASDEASYVNGVTIEASGGISL; encoded by the coding sequence ATGCGTTTACGAAACAAAGTGGCACTCATTACTGGAGCAGCCAAAGGAATTGGTTTTGCAACTGCTAAACGGTTTGCCGAGGAGGGAGCCAAGGTCATGTTGGCCGATCTAAATGAAGCTGCGGTAATGGACGCCGTCGGCCAACTCAAGCATGCGGAGCCCTATGTGTTGGATGTCACCGATCGAGCCAGTATTCAGCGTGCGGTTGACGACATCATCGCCAAACATCATCGCATTGATATATTGATTAACAACGCAGGAATTACTCAAGATGCCCGCTTGGTGAAAATGACCGAAGAGCAATTTGATGCAGTGATCGATGTTAATCTCAAAGGCGTTTTTAATTGCACCCAATTGGTGGTTCCCCATATGCTAGAAGCAAAAAAGGGTGCGATCGTCAATGCCTCGAGTGTGGTCGGTATCTACGGTAATTTTGGTCAAACCAATTACTCAGCAACTAAATTTGGCGTGATTGGATTTACCAAAACCTGGGCCCGTGAGTTCGGGCAAAAAGGGATTCGGGTGAATGCTGTGTGTCCTGGATTTATTGCAACCGAGATGGTCAAGGCGATGCCCGAGAACATTTTGCAAAGTATTGAGCAGCGTTCGTGGATGGCGCGCTTAGGCACTCCCGAGGAAATGGCGAATGTGTATCTATTTCTAGCGAGCGATGAAGCCAGTTATGTCAATGGTGTAACCATCGAGGCTAGTGGCGGGATTTCGCTTTAA
- the mpl gene encoding UDP-N-acetylmuramate:L-alanyl-gamma-D-glutamyl-meso-diaminopimelate ligase produces MHIHILGICGTFMGGIAAIARQAGHEVTGCDANVYPPMSTQLEAQGIQLIEGYSPDQLREFKSKPDLFLIGNVVSRGNPLLEEILNQGLPYTSAPQWLGEQVLSGRHVLAVAGTHGKTTTTAMLTWILERNHRKPGYLIGGVPLNFSVSARLGDGNYFVIEADEYDTAFFDKRSKFVHYRPRTAILNNLEFDHADIFSDLAAIETQFHHLVRTIPQTGLVLANGSQQSLDRVLERGVWSPVERFGYGDCDWALEDIENAAGKRGADFAVFYQGKKCTEVHWAEGSGVMGVHNQLNALAAIAAAHHIGITPEESAFALAEFKNVKRRLELIGEQHQIRVYDDFAHHPTAIATTIDGLRKQVGEARILAVLEPRSNTMKLGVMKSQLPDSLREADLVFAYGAISGKDALGWDLQESISQLGSKAKSFHDLGRLVEAVCGEAKPHDHILVMSNGGFGGVHQKILARLERLNP; encoded by the coding sequence ATGCATATTCATATCTTGGGCATTTGTGGCACCTTCATGGGTGGAATCGCGGCAATTGCCAGGCAGGCCGGTCATGAGGTAACCGGATGTGATGCAAATGTTTATCCACCAATGAGTACCCAGCTCGAAGCCCAAGGTATTCAATTAATCGAAGGATACTCCCCCGATCAACTACGTGAATTTAAATCGAAACCCGATTTATTTCTAATTGGGAACGTGGTCTCCAGGGGAAACCCCCTGCTCGAGGAAATTTTGAATCAGGGCTTGCCATATACCTCGGCCCCTCAGTGGCTTGGCGAGCAAGTTTTATCAGGTAGGCATGTCTTGGCTGTTGCTGGAACGCATGGCAAAACCACTACGACGGCCATGCTCACCTGGATTTTGGAGCGTAATCACCGTAAACCCGGATATTTAATTGGTGGTGTGCCATTGAACTTTTCAGTATCAGCGCGCTTAGGTGATGGGAACTATTTTGTGATCGAGGCGGATGAGTACGACACCGCTTTTTTTGATAAGCGCAGTAAGTTTGTGCACTATCGGCCCCGAACTGCGATTCTCAATAACCTCGAGTTTGATCATGCGGATATCTTTAGCGATTTGGCTGCGATTGAAACCCAATTTCATCATTTAGTCCGAACCATTCCGCAAACCGGTTTGGTGCTTGCCAATGGTTCACAACAGTCATTGGATCGCGTACTCGAACGTGGTGTGTGGTCTCCCGTCGAACGGTTTGGTTACGGTGACTGCGATTGGGCGTTAGAAGATATTGAGAATGCGGCTGGTAAACGCGGCGCTGATTTTGCAGTCTTTTATCAGGGCAAGAAATGCACAGAGGTTCATTGGGCCGAAGGCTCTGGAGTGATGGGCGTTCATAATCAACTCAATGCACTAGCAGCGATTGCGGCCGCCCATCATATCGGCATCACCCCAGAAGAATCTGCTTTTGCTTTGGCAGAGTTCAAAAATGTCAAACGACGCCTAGAGCTCATTGGTGAGCAACATCAGATTCGTGTATACGATGATTTTGCCCATCATCCAACGGCAATTGCTACCACCATTGACGGATTGCGTAAACAAGTGGGTGAGGCACGAATTCTGGCGGTGCTTGAGCCGCGCTCCAACACCATGAAGCTTGGAGTTATGAAGTCTCAGCTTCCGGATAGCTTGAGAGAAGCCGATTTGGTATTTGCCTATGGAGCAATTAGTGGCAAAGATGCCCTAGGTTGGGATTTGCAAGAATCGATCTCGCAATTGGGGTCTAAGGCGAAAAGCTTTCATGATCTTGGGCGCTTAGTTGAAGCGGTATGTGGTGAAGCTAAACCCCATGATCATATTTTGGTGATGAGCAATGGTGGCTTTGGCGGTGTTCATCAAAAAATTCTGGCTCGCTTAGAGCGCCTGAATCCCTAA
- the aroQ gene encoding type II 3-dehydroquinate dehydratase — protein sequence MPTNHSNSSVLLLNGPNLNLLGTREPEVYGKTTLEDITKRMAELAKNAGISLESFQSNHEGELIDRVQKAKKDGIGFIIINPGGFTHTSVALRDALAGVAIPFIEVHLSNIHQREEFRKHSYFSDLAMGVICGLGAQGYELALAAIQNKLASH from the coding sequence ATGCCTACTAACCATTCAAATTCCTCTGTTTTGCTTCTAAATGGTCCCAATTTAAACCTTCTCGGCACTAGAGAGCCTGAGGTTTATGGCAAAACAACCCTTGAAGACATTACGAAGCGCATGGCCGAGCTTGCTAAAAATGCCGGAATTTCGCTGGAAAGCTTTCAAAGCAATCATGAGGGTGAACTAATCGATCGAGTTCAGAAGGCAAAAAAGGATGGTATTGGTTTCATCATCATTAATCCAGGTGGATTTACTCACACCAGCGTTGCCCTGCGCGATGCTTTAGCTGGTGTAGCGATCCCTTTTATTGAAGTGCACCTCTCGAATATTCACCAGCGTGAAGAATTTCGCAAACATTCTTATTTTTCAGACCTAGCCATGGGCGTGATTTGCGGTCTAGGCGCCCAGGGTTATGAACTGGCATTGGCAGCAATTCAGAACAAACTGGCTTCTCATTAA
- the mtgA gene encoding monofunctional biosynthetic peptidoglycan transglycosylase: MSWVIYFLKCMAWGLIGLQFYFVIQIGLWAFMNPSSTAFQRAERWRLCHWNLSCPIQHRWVSYEQISNDLKRAILVSEDDIFFKHSGVRVEDMQKAWERNQKGGSKVVRGGSTITQQLAKNLFLSSEKNYLRKVQELVITGLLELMLSKQRMFEIYMNSVEWGEGIFGIGAATSHYYVTNPKNISREQAVALASALPAPKCFDKSKYCKRGSIDFGARQQFILENMDRVALPKNR, encoded by the coding sequence ATGTCATGGGTCATATATTTCCTCAAATGCATGGCTTGGGGACTGATCGGTTTGCAGTTTTACTTTGTGATCCAAATTGGTCTATGGGCATTCATGAATCCAAGCAGTACAGCATTTCAGAGGGCGGAACGTTGGCGTCTTTGTCACTGGAATCTGAGCTGCCCAATCCAGCATCGTTGGGTTTCGTACGAGCAGATCAGCAATGATTTAAAGCGGGCGATTCTGGTAAGCGAAGATGATATCTTTTTTAAACACAGCGGGGTTCGTGTTGAGGATATGCAAAAAGCCTGGGAGCGAAACCAAAAAGGCGGCAGCAAGGTGGTGCGCGGCGGCTCCACAATCACACAGCAATTGGCCAAGAATTTATTTCTTTCCTCCGAAAAAAACTACCTACGTAAAGTACAGGAGCTAGTCATTACCGGACTTTTAGAGTTGATGCTTTCCAAACAGCGGATGTTTGAGATTTATATGAATTCCGTCGAATGGGGTGAGGGGATTTTTGGGATTGGTGCAGCGACTTCTCACTACTATGTGACTAATCCAAAAAATATTAGTCGCGAACAGGCAGTCGCATTAGCATCTGCTTTACCAGCGCCAAAGTGCTTCGATAAGAGTAAATATTGCAAACGCGGCAGTATTGATTTTGGGGCGCGTCAGCAGTTTATTTTAGAGAATATGGATCGTGTAGCTTTGCCTAAAAACCGCTAG
- a CDS encoding energy transducer TonB family protein translates to MRLALYSFEVSRSIKPLWIALAISLLVHLALLSQRWFNPPETERRFNTPLSIVLVNASSPAPPQKAQKLAQANLDGGGLTIREDASALHRAHLGADAKLEALEKRQKQLLSKLDTDKKQASGMRSGEESKQLSQTNALEAELARRLSPEGRLPRRAVLSASSTKTVAFAYYYDGMRQKIEAYGNTFFPRVQGRPLYGSLVLTVSVDAEGRITNNVKGREGIEVSRSSGIPELDRQAVAIVRAAAPFGAFPSEMRQQIDVLDWVSTFEFTRDLKDQSGNRLELRGAKP, encoded by the coding sequence ATGAGACTGGCTCTGTATTCATTTGAGGTGAGTCGGTCTATTAAGCCGCTATGGATCGCATTAGCCATATCTCTGCTGGTTCACCTTGCCCTATTGAGTCAGCGCTGGTTCAATCCGCCAGAAACCGAGAGGCGTTTCAATACACCATTGAGTATTGTGCTCGTGAATGCATCAAGCCCCGCGCCTCCTCAAAAAGCACAGAAATTAGCACAGGCTAATTTGGATGGTGGGGGCCTAACTATTCGGGAGGATGCGAGTGCATTGCACCGCGCCCACTTGGGTGCCGATGCTAAGTTAGAGGCACTTGAGAAGCGCCAAAAGCAATTGTTATCCAAATTAGATACCGATAAAAAACAGGCCAGTGGAATGCGATCGGGCGAAGAATCTAAACAGCTCTCTCAGACCAATGCGTTGGAAGCCGAGCTTGCTAGACGACTTAGCCCTGAGGGTCGTCTTCCACGTCGCGCGGTCCTTAGTGCAAGCAGTACCAAAACGGTTGCGTTTGCATATTACTATGATGGTATGCGTCAAAAGATTGAAGCCTATGGCAATACTTTTTTTCCTCGCGTCCAGGGTCGGCCGTTGTATGGTAGCTTGGTGTTAACTGTTAGTGTTGATGCAGAGGGTCGAATTACTAATAACGTCAAAGGGCGTGAGGGTATTGAAGTAAGTCGCTCATCCGGTATTCCAGAGCTTGATCGTCAAGCAGTGGCGATTGTGCGCGCCGCCGCTCCGTTCGGAGCTTTTCCAAGTGAGATGCGTCAGCAGATCGATGTTTTGGATTGGGTTTCAACGTTTGAGTTCACACGCGATTTGAAAGATCAATCTGGTAATCGACTGGAATTAAGGGGTGCCAAACCATGA
- the accC gene encoding acetyl-CoA carboxylase biotin carboxylase subunit, which translates to MFDKILIANRGEIALRIQRACRELGIKTVVVYSTADKDAKYVKLADEAVCIGPAPSTQSYLNMPAIISAAEVTDAEAIHPGYGFLSENADFAERVEKSGFAFIGPRPESIRLMGDKVSAKNAMIKAGVPCVPGSAGALPTDNPKEILATAKRVGYPVIIKAAGGGGGRGMRVVHTEAALISAVNMTREEAGRAFGNPEVYMEKFLERPRHVEIQVLADTHGNAVWLGERDCSMQRRHQKVIEEAPAPGIDRKLIAKIGERCADACKKIGYRGAGTFEFLYEKGEFFFIEMNTRVQVEHPVTEMITGIDIVQEQIKIAAGQKLGFRQRDIVFKGHAIECRLNAEDPFKFTPSPGRIQSWHMPGGPGIRVDSHAYSGYLVPPNYDSMIGKLIAYGATREQAIRRMRIALSEMVIDGILTNVPLHRELMLDSKFVEGGTSIHYLEQRLEEQSATRGEK; encoded by the coding sequence ATGTTTGACAAAATACTGATCGCCAATCGTGGCGAAATTGCGCTGCGAATTCAACGAGCCTGCCGAGAATTGGGCATTAAAACGGTCGTGGTGTATTCCACGGCAGATAAAGATGCGAAATACGTAAAGCTTGCTGATGAGGCAGTTTGCATTGGACCGGCACCCTCGACCCAAAGCTATCTGAACATGCCAGCAATTATTTCTGCCGCTGAAGTCACCGATGCCGAAGCCATTCATCCAGGCTATGGATTTCTCTCAGAGAATGCGGATTTTGCTGAGCGGGTTGAAAAGTCTGGGTTTGCGTTTATCGGCCCGAGACCGGAGTCGATCCGCTTGATGGGCGACAAGGTCTCAGCGAAAAATGCCATGATTAAGGCAGGGGTTCCCTGCGTTCCCGGATCAGCCGGCGCTTTACCCACTGACAATCCAAAAGAAATTCTGGCGACCGCCAAGCGTGTAGGCTACCCCGTCATTATCAAAGCGGCTGGTGGTGGCGGAGGGCGCGGTATGCGTGTGGTTCACACCGAAGCAGCCCTGATTAGTGCCGTGAACATGACCCGTGAGGAAGCGGGACGCGCCTTTGGTAATCCCGAAGTCTATATGGAGAAGTTTTTAGAGCGCCCAAGGCACGTGGAAATTCAAGTCTTAGCAGATACCCATGGGAATGCGGTTTGGCTGGGTGAGCGAGACTGCTCGATGCAGCGTCGCCACCAAAAAGTGATTGAAGAGGCACCGGCTCCAGGAATCGATCGCAAACTAATTGCCAAGATTGGAGAACGCTGTGCTGATGCCTGTAAAAAGATAGGCTATCGCGGTGCTGGCACCTTTGAATTTCTCTATGAAAAGGGTGAGTTCTTTTTCATTGAGATGAACACCCGCGTGCAAGTGGAGCACCCGGTAACCGAAATGATCACTGGGATTGATATTGTTCAAGAGCAAATCAAGATTGCAGCCGGTCAAAAACTAGGCTTTCGGCAACGCGATATCGTCTTTAAGGGCCATGCGATTGAATGTCGCTTAAATGCGGAGGATCCCTTTAAGTTCACTCCCAGCCCAGGTCGAATTCAATCATGGCATATGCCTGGCGGCCCGGGTATTCGCGTTGACTCGCATGCCTATAGCGGGTATCTGGTGCCCCCGAACTATGATTCGATGATCGGTAAGTTAATTGCCTATGGGGCTACACGTGAGCAAGCAATTCGTCGCATGCGGATTGCCCTCTCCGAAATGGTGATCGATGGCATTCTCACTAACGTGCCCCTGCATCGCGAGCTGATGCTCGACTCAAAATTTGTAGAGGGCGGCACGAGCATTCATTACCTTGAACAACGCCTTGAGGAGCAATCTGCGACTCGTGGTGAAAAGTAG
- a CDS encoding ribonuclease catalytic domain-containing protein: protein MHLLYEEGGELRIATVLSSSGSGETQSWQASALSGKHLKLKAKEVWLQFDLANPQEVLEEAHGIAATIDLQLLWDCAPDQEFFFQTIAKEYFGDTISTPQLIGLAIALQGAPVYFRRKGRGVFMRALLEQLQAGLAAIERRQRELLQQQAWQEELIEGRLPDALHSQVNSLLFRPDKNSLAYKAFHGACEQTGEHPARLLMRCGALDSPQSYHHGQFVQAHFPKGTGFASDFQFTPEEFEKAIAGLPTAQVKAFSIDDASTTEIDDALSLTPIGNGLYRLGIHIAAPGLLIQKGDRFDQIARQRMSTVYFPGDKITMLPEQFVEYFSLDAGSARPAISLYLEINASGQRTQTPPHSALELVPIETNLRLDDWEPLVDEAFLAQENSSLPHHVALTRLWALAQNEHQKRQEQRVKDGLRAEVLGQADPNALIRDFNFKITSSTNEIVIEPRVRGSILDTIVAECMILCNQIWGQALAEHGLPALFRTQKGWGPQRTRMQTTPGPHEGLGVDCYAWCTSPLRRYADLVNQWQLIAMIRNGVTAKMTAPFPPKDSEIMGIAADFDTVYLQYGEYQSRMERYWCLRWLAQAGLPHSIYARHLKEGMSRLEPIPLHLPIPELASHPRLTRAKIEVMDIDLLDLSAKARVLELETSPSEVSAEVEGDLPE, encoded by the coding sequence ATGCATTTGCTATATGAAGAAGGCGGTGAGCTGCGAATCGCGACCGTCTTGTCATCCTCAGGGTCTGGAGAGACTCAGTCATGGCAGGCAAGCGCTTTATCAGGCAAGCATCTCAAGCTAAAGGCTAAAGAGGTATGGCTGCAATTTGATCTTGCGAATCCTCAAGAAGTTCTTGAAGAAGCGCATGGTATTGCTGCAACAATTGATTTACAACTTCTATGGGATTGCGCGCCCGACCAAGAATTTTTTTTCCAGACAATTGCCAAAGAGTATTTTGGGGACACCATAAGTACTCCCCAATTAATTGGTTTAGCGATTGCATTGCAAGGAGCCCCTGTTTACTTTCGACGCAAGGGGCGAGGCGTCTTTATGCGGGCACTACTCGAGCAACTGCAGGCGGGATTAGCGGCAATTGAGCGCAGGCAAAGAGAGCTTCTACAACAACAAGCATGGCAGGAAGAACTGATTGAAGGAAGGCTGCCAGATGCTTTGCATTCGCAGGTAAATAGCTTGCTGTTCCGTCCAGATAAAAATAGCTTGGCATACAAAGCTTTTCATGGGGCTTGTGAACAGACAGGAGAACATCCGGCGCGTTTGCTGATGCGCTGTGGTGCTTTGGATTCCCCGCAGTCTTACCATCATGGCCAATTTGTGCAAGCGCATTTTCCGAAAGGGACAGGCTTCGCAAGCGATTTTCAATTTACACCAGAAGAATTTGAAAAGGCCATTGCCGGCTTGCCGACTGCCCAAGTGAAAGCCTTTTCAATTGATGATGCAAGCACAACAGAAATCGATGATGCCTTGTCATTAACGCCTATCGGTAATGGTCTATATCGATTGGGTATTCACATTGCAGCGCCGGGCTTACTGATTCAGAAAGGTGATCGATTTGATCAAATCGCGCGCCAACGAATGTCAACGGTTTATTTCCCGGGTGACAAAATTACCATGTTGCCAGAGCAGTTTGTGGAGTACTTTTCTCTCGATGCTGGTTCTGCTCGTCCTGCTATTTCTTTATATCTTGAGATAAATGCTTCTGGCCAACGAACTCAGACACCTCCCCACAGTGCTTTAGAGCTAGTACCGATTGAAACCAATTTGCGCTTGGACGATTGGGAGCCTCTGGTTGATGAGGCCTTCTTGGCCCAAGAAAATTCATCATTGCCGCATCACGTAGCGCTGACTCGATTGTGGGCTTTGGCTCAAAATGAGCATCAAAAACGTCAAGAGCAGCGTGTCAAAGACGGCTTGCGAGCCGAGGTCTTGGGTCAAGCTGATCCAAATGCTTTAATCCGTGATTTCAATTTCAAGATCACTTCGTCAACCAATGAAATCGTGATTGAGCCTCGTGTTCGAGGTTCGATTTTGGATACCATCGTGGCCGAATGCATGATCTTATGTAATCAGATTTGGGGACAAGCGCTAGCTGAGCATGGTTTACCGGCGCTATTCCGCACCCAGAAAGGTTGGGGTCCTCAGCGTACACGGATGCAAACCACCCCTGGCCCTCATGAGGGCTTGGGTGTTGATTGTTATGCGTGGTGTACCTCGCCATTACGTCGGTATGCAGATCTTGTAAATCAATGGCAATTGATTGCCATGATTCGAAATGGCGTAACAGCGAAGATGACAGCTCCCTTTCCGCCAAAAGACTCGGAGATCATGGGAATTGCCGCTGATTTCGATACGGTATATCTTCAGTACGGGGAATATCAGTCACGCATGGAGCGCTATTGGTGCTTGCGTTGGTTGGCGCAGGCTGGATTGCCCCATTCAATCTACGCACGTCATCTGAAAGAGGGTATGTCGCGGCTTGAGCCTATTCCACTGCATTTACCCATCCCTGAATTGGCGAGTCATCCTCGTCTCACCCGCGCTAAGATCGAAGTTATGGATATAGATCTTTTAGACCTATCTGCTAAGGCCCGTGTGCTTGAGCTGGAAACCAGCCCGAGTGAAGTTAGTGCTGAGGTAGAAGGGGATTTACCAGAATGA
- the aroE gene encoding shikimate dehydrogenase: MSHYPFLTELKPNRFVSKNIYAVFGNPIGHSKSPLIHERFAIQTQQEMDYLRIQPSVDGFAAMLTQFFVLGGKGASVTIPFKLEAYQLCKQLTTRARLAGAVNTVWQKDGVLWGDNTDGAGLVADLLSQGVAICEADVLIVGAGGASRGIVEPLLNQKPKRIWIANRTAQKAHELVSIFQSLATELDVELMASSIAQLEDQTTPAFSLVINSSSAGLEDQSPLSTLAADHVFCPGCFAYDLVYGKTTVFMEQALQRGCRISDGLGMLVEQAAVAFSQWHQVDIKCLDTRAVIAQLRYA; this comes from the coding sequence ATGAGTCACTATCCCTTTTTGACTGAGCTGAAGCCAAATCGTTTTGTTAGCAAAAATATTTATGCGGTATTTGGTAATCCGATTGGGCATAGCAAGTCCCCCTTAATTCATGAGCGGTTTGCGATACAAACCCAGCAAGAAATGGATTATTTAAGGATTCAGCCGTCAGTGGATGGATTTGCAGCAATGCTCACCCAATTTTTTGTCCTTGGTGGTAAGGGTGCGAGCGTCACCATTCCGTTTAAATTGGAAGCCTATCAGTTATGCAAACAATTGACTACCCGTGCTCGCTTAGCAGGTGCTGTGAATACCGTCTGGCAAAAAGACGGAGTACTCTGGGGCGATAACACCGATGGTGCTGGGTTAGTGGCTGATCTGCTTTCTCAAGGGGTTGCCATTTGTGAAGCAGATGTCCTGATTGTGGGGGCCGGTGGTGCAAGTCGCGGGATCGTTGAGCCACTGCTAAACCAAAAGCCCAAACGGATTTGGATTGCCAATCGCACAGCTCAAAAAGCTCATGAGCTCGTGTCGATATTTCAGTCTTTAGCAACAGAGCTTGACGTGGAGTTAATGGCAAGCAGCATCGCTCAATTGGAGGATCAAACGACCCCTGCATTCTCACTTGTGATTAATTCGAGCTCAGCTGGACTCGAGGACCAAAGTCCTTTAAGCACATTAGCGGCAGATCACGTGTTTTGCCCTGGTTGCTTTGCGTATGATTTGGTATACGGCAAAACCACGGTATTTATGGAGCAAGCCTTGCAGCGCGGCTGTCGGATCAGTGACGGCTTGGGAATGTTGGTAGAGCAAGCTGCCGTTGCCTTTAGTCAGTGGCATCAAGTGGACATCAAATGTTTAGATACTCGGGCTGTTATTGCACAGCTTCGGTACGCTTAA
- the accB gene encoding acetyl-CoA carboxylase biotin carboxyl carrier protein: MDLRKLKTLIDLVSESGISELEVSEGEDKVKIVNARHSGSVANAPAATPMGTMVVPAPIQPEVPTASVVATPQASAAPEGFVQKSPMVGTFYRSPNPEAPAFVNVGDTVTVGQTLCIIEAMKLLNEIESEKAGVIKQILCENGQGVEFDQPLFVIA; encoded by the coding sequence ATGGACTTACGAAAACTCAAAACCCTGATCGACTTAGTTTCTGAATCTGGAATCTCCGAACTAGAGGTGAGCGAAGGTGAAGACAAAGTCAAGATTGTGAATGCTCGCCATTCTGGCTCCGTTGCAAATGCTCCCGCAGCGACGCCCATGGGTACCATGGTCGTACCAGCACCGATCCAACCCGAAGTTCCAACTGCCTCGGTTGTTGCTACCCCACAAGCAAGTGCCGCACCAGAGGGGTTCGTACAGAAGTCCCCGATGGTAGGAACCTTTTATCGCTCCCCCAATCCTGAGGCACCTGCTTTCGTGAATGTGGGCGATACCGTAACTGTTGGTCAAACCTTATGCATTATTGAAGCCATGAAGCTTCTCAATGAAATTGAATCGGAGAAAGCAGGGGTAATCAAACAAATCCTGTGCGAGAACGGTCAAGGCGTTGAATTTGACCAACCGCTATTCGTCATCGCCTAA
- a CDS encoding TlpA family protein disulfide reductase, which yields MNRRHFLIGSVVAIVAAVAGAFIANRRTALQSASQEAVKALFEREWFSPDQKPISTQDWRNKVLVINFWASWCPPCVEEMPALDKVQGEYDPKKMLIVGIGIDSPSNIRQFIETTIISYPIVLGGLGGNDINKMLGNPSGALPFTVVINAKGDITGRKLGKISEDELRKLIKDAI from the coding sequence ATGAACCGTCGTCATTTTCTAATTGGAAGTGTGGTCGCAATTGTTGCCGCAGTGGCAGGTGCTTTTATTGCCAATCGCAGAACTGCCCTCCAATCTGCCTCCCAAGAGGCAGTCAAAGCTCTTTTTGAACGCGAATGGTTCTCTCCAGACCAAAAGCCCATTTCAACCCAAGATTGGAGAAATAAGGTTTTGGTCATCAATTTTTGGGCCTCCTGGTGCCCGCCATGCGTTGAAGAAATGCCCGCCTTAGACAAAGTTCAAGGGGAATATGATCCTAAAAAGATGCTAATTGTCGGTATCGGTATCGATTCACCCTCGAATATTCGTCAATTTATTGAAACTACCATTATTTCTTATCCCATTGTTTTAGGTGGACTTGGTGGCAACGACATCAACAAAATGCTAGGAAACCCATCGGGAGCCCTACCCTTCACGGTAGTGATCAATGCCAAAGGGGATATCACAGGTAGAAAATTAGGCAAGATCAGCGAAGATGAGCTTAGAAAGCTCATTAAAGACGCAATTTAA